One part of the Desulfonema ishimotonii genome encodes these proteins:
- the selD gene encoding selenide, water dikinase SelD: MKLNRFFRKPTLTSLAKTCGUAAKLSPVGLEELLASLPQTEDANLLVGFETSDDAGVYRLNDEQAIVSTADFITPPVDDPYLFGQIAAANALSDVYAMGGRPLTCLSLVGFPSARLGPDILRGIITGAMSKITEAGAVLVGGHTTEDEEPKFGLAVTGIVHPGKIWRNSGAQPGDLLILTKPLGSGVLFNANLKKWVSDAAMQACIRVLTTLNRTAAEVLSRYDVHGVTDVTGFGLAGHGLEMARGSGVTLEIRLSDVPLMREATAVYARGMSTGMNRSNRRMVEKDTSFSPDLSPEYREIAVDPQTSGGLLVSVREDQAPALLAELHRSGVSDARIIGRVLARQEKFLIFS; the protein is encoded by the coding sequence ATGAAACTGAACCGTTTTTTTCGGAAGCCAACGCTGACAAGTCTGGCAAAGACCTGCGGGTGAGCCGCAAAACTCAGCCCGGTCGGGCTGGAAGAACTGCTGGCATCTCTGCCGCAGACGGAAGATGCCAATCTGCTGGTGGGGTTTGAGACCAGCGACGACGCCGGTGTCTATCGGCTCAATGACGAACAGGCCATCGTCAGCACGGCGGATTTCATCACCCCGCCGGTGGATGACCCGTATCTCTTCGGCCAGATCGCGGCGGCCAACGCGCTCAGCGACGTTTACGCAATGGGCGGGCGACCGCTGACCTGCCTCAGTCTGGTCGGCTTTCCCTCGGCCAGACTGGGGCCGGATATTCTGCGCGGCATCATCACCGGGGCCATGAGCAAAATCACGGAGGCCGGAGCCGTGCTGGTCGGCGGGCATACGACCGAAGACGAAGAACCCAAGTTCGGTCTGGCCGTCACCGGCATTGTTCATCCCGGAAAAATCTGGAGAAATTCAGGGGCGCAGCCGGGAGATCTGCTGATCCTGACCAAACCGCTCGGTAGCGGGGTGCTGTTTAATGCCAATCTGAAAAAATGGGTGTCGGATGCGGCCATGCAGGCGTGTATCCGCGTACTCACCACCCTCAACAGGACGGCAGCGGAGGTTCTGTCCCGGTACGATGTTCACGGGGTCACAGATGTGACCGGGTTCGGGCTGGCCGGTCACGGGCTGGAGATGGCCAGGGGATCGGGCGTCACCCTGGAAATCCGCCTGTCGGATGTGCCCCTGATGCGGGAGGCAACAGCGGTGTATGCACGCGGCATGAGTACCGGCATGAACCGCTCAAACCGGCGCATGGTCGAAAAGGACACCTCGTTTTCGCCGGATCTCTCTCCTGAATACCGTGAGATTGCCGTGGACCCCCAGACCAGCGGCGGCCTCCTGGTATCGGTCCGGGAGGATCAGGCCCCAGCGCTGCTCGCCGAACTGCACCGCTCCGGCGTATCAGATGCCCGGATCATCGGACGGGTGCTGGCGCGTCAGGAAAAATTCCTGATATTCTCCTGA
- a CDS encoding formate--tetrahydrofolate ligase yields the protein MAYDAVNMADWQISEEAEKNMPTPEDWREKLGLQKEEMLPMGRLSKVDFLKIIDRMKDKPDGKYIEVTAITPTPLGEGKSTTSVGLMEGLGARGKNVGGALRQPSGGPTMNVKGTAAGGGNSLLIPMTEFSLGLTGDINDIMNAHNLGMVAMTARMQHERNYNDEQLERLTGMRRLDIDPTRVEMGWIIDFCAQALRNIVIGMGGRFDGFTMQSKFGIAVGSELMAILAVATDLADLKERINNITVAFDKSGKPVTCGDLEVGNAMAAFMRNTINPTLMCTAEYQPCFVHAGPFANIAVGQSSIIADRVGLKLFDYHVTESGFAADIGFEKFWNVKCRFSGLKPHVSVLTTTIRALKMHGGGPKVVAGKALADEYTKENIGLVEKGIENMVHMIGVIRKAGINPVVCINRFYTDTDEECAVVRKAAEAAGARCAESKHWELGGEGSLEFADAVIDACEEGNNFDFLYPLEMKLTDRVEKIAKEVYGADGVDWQPEAAAKAKMLEDDPKYADFATMMVKTHLSLSHDPVKKGVPKGWRLPIRDVLIYSGAKFLCPCAGTISLMPGTGSNPAFRRIDVDPATGKVSGLF from the coding sequence ATGGCTTACGATGCAGTAAACATGGCAGACTGGCAGATTTCCGAAGAAGCAGAAAAAAACATGCCGACCCCCGAAGACTGGCGTGAAAAACTGGGGTTGCAAAAAGAAGAAATGCTCCCCATGGGGCGGCTGTCCAAAGTCGATTTCCTGAAAATCATTGATCGTATGAAAGACAAACCCGACGGGAAATACATCGAAGTGACCGCGATCACCCCGACCCCGCTGGGCGAAGGTAAAAGTACGACATCCGTTGGGCTGATGGAAGGTCTCGGCGCCCGCGGTAAAAACGTCGGCGGCGCACTGCGTCAGCCCTCCGGCGGCCCCACCATGAACGTTAAAGGTACGGCAGCCGGCGGCGGAAACTCTCTGCTGATTCCCATGACCGAATTCTCCCTGGGTCTTACCGGCGACATCAACGACATTATGAACGCTCACAACCTCGGTATGGTCGCCATGACCGCCCGTATGCAGCATGAGCGTAACTACAACGATGAGCAGCTTGAGCGCCTGACCGGTATGCGTCGTCTGGATATCGACCCCACCCGCGTTGAAATGGGCTGGATCATCGACTTCTGCGCACAGGCACTGCGGAATATCGTTATCGGTATGGGTGGCCGCTTTGACGGTTTCACCATGCAGTCCAAATTCGGCATCGCGGTCGGCTCCGAGCTGATGGCGATTCTGGCTGTGGCCACCGATCTGGCCGACCTGAAAGAAAGAATCAACAATATCACCGTGGCCTTTGACAAGAGCGGAAAACCGGTTACCTGCGGTGATCTGGAAGTCGGCAATGCCATGGCCGCCTTCATGCGGAACACCATCAACCCGACCCTGATGTGTACTGCCGAGTATCAGCCCTGCTTTGTTCACGCAGGCCCGTTTGCCAATATCGCTGTTGGCCAGTCCTCCATCATCGCCGACCGCGTCGGCCTGAAACTGTTCGACTATCACGTCACCGAGTCCGGCTTTGCCGCTGACATCGGATTTGAGAAGTTCTGGAACGTGAAATGCCGCTTCTCCGGCCTGAAACCCCATGTCTCCGTCCTGACCACCACCATCCGCGCCCTGAAAATGCACGGCGGCGGACCCAAGGTCGTTGCGGGTAAAGCCCTTGCTGACGAATACACCAAAGAGAATATCGGTCTGGTGGAAAAGGGTATCGAGAACATGGTTCACATGATCGGCGTTATCCGCAAAGCGGGTATCAATCCGGTTGTATGTATTAACCGTTTCTACACCGATACTGACGAAGAATGTGCAGTTGTCCGCAAGGCTGCCGAGGCCGCGGGCGCACGCTGTGCCGAGTCCAAACACTGGGAACTGGGTGGCGAAGGCTCTCTGGAATTTGCGGACGCTGTTATCGACGCCTGCGAAGAAGGCAATAATTTCGACTTCCTGTACCCGCTGGAGATGAAACTGACCGACCGCGTTGAAAAAATCGCCAAGGAAGTTTACGGTGCGGACGGTGTTGACTGGCAGCCCGAAGCCGCCGCCAAGGCCAAGATGCTCGAAGATGATCCGAAATATGCGGACTTCGCCACCATGATGGTGAAGACACACCTCAGCCTCTCCCATGACCCGGTCAAAAAGGGTGTGCCCAAGGGCTGGCGTCTGCCGATCCGCGACGTTCTCATCTACTCCGGTGCCAAGTTCCTCTGCCCCTGCGCAGGAACCATCAGCCTCATGCCCGGAACCGGCTCCAACCCGGCTTTCAGAAGAATTGATGTTGATCCCGCAACCGGTAAGGTCAGCGGCCTGTTCTAA
- a CDS encoding DUF2845 domain-containing protein, protein MNRRVWLGVLTFVWISTFATGEALAIRCGNDVIRVGNSALEVELIFQNEQCGGIISKDQTKTTSKDKKKVNGVTTTKIRERVKHEKWLVRIRNSWGNEYYCYELIFDKGMLTYISTPKKCR, encoded by the coding sequence ATGAACAGAAGAGTGTGGCTTGGTGTGCTGACGTTCGTCTGGATCAGCACTTTTGCGACAGGAGAGGCACTGGCGATACGGTGTGGCAATGATGTGATCCGGGTGGGAAACAGCGCACTGGAGGTGGAACTCATATTTCAGAACGAGCAGTGCGGGGGGATCATTTCAAAAGATCAGACAAAGACGACGAGCAAAGATAAAAAGAAAGTAAACGGGGTGACCACCACCAAAATCAGGGAGCGCGTAAAGCACGAAAAATGGCTGGTCCGCATCAGAAATAGCTGGGGCAATGAATACTACTGTTATGAACTGATATTTGACAAGGGGATGTTAACGTATATCAGTACGCCCAAAAAATGCCGATAA
- a CDS encoding DUF2845 domain-containing protein, translating to MKRQIAGLMMIAALLWPLPADALRCNGRVIDIGSNKVKVLDHCGEPTWVEERQEERILYNCRRSRRYRQYYDERAESEYHGYPEDCVIHVTIEEWFYNFGSGRFTRTLIFENGKLVDIQTGEYGY from the coding sequence ATGAAAAGACAGATTGCCGGTCTTATGATGATTGCGGCGTTATTGTGGCCGCTTCCCGCCGATGCCCTTCGCTGTAATGGCAGGGTGATTGATATCGGCAGCAACAAGGTAAAGGTTCTGGACCATTGCGGCGAACCCACCTGGGTTGAGGAGCGACAGGAAGAGCGGATTCTTTACAACTGCCGTCGCAGCCGTCGTTACCGGCAGTATTATGATGAGCGGGCAGAATCTGAATATCACGGATACCCGGAAGACTGCGTGATCCATGTGACAATTGAGGAGTGGTTTTATAATTTCGGATCGGGCCGTTTTACTCGGACGCTGATTTTTGAAAACGGAAAGCTGGTTGATATTCAGACCGGTGAATACGGGTATTGA
- a CDS encoding RICIN domain-containing protein: MKKTPVGTRIRISLIFALISLLCGFSAAPLHAVSPVPGKVYMIVSKQNGNVLRVSGASRDNLANVERGLPHGGANQGWIFRRINGNPQNPVYFITALKSGNVLDVMGYSRKDGANVQQFKYYGSKNQRWRIVPADEQYFRLVSVNSGKCLEATETGGKYGDNVRQFRCRETDSQLWRLEENPHARRLYMIRSRKSGKVLDVKAESRANSANIQQFEMNGRDNQLWTLFPVGKAGGVPICAIISFHSGKALDVEEKSNANEANVQQFTYHNSPNQHWKPVPVTEKYYQIISVNSGKCLDVKEDSVENEANIQQFECNGGENQLWELVVKDIPDASGFSGSP, encoded by the coding sequence ATGAAAAAGACGCCGGTGGGAACACGCATCCGAATCTCTCTTATCTTTGCCCTGATCAGCCTGCTCTGTGGTTTCAGTGCCGCGCCTCTGCACGCTGTTTCGCCGGTTCCCGGAAAGGTGTATATGATTGTCTCCAAACAGAACGGAAACGTCCTCCGGGTGAGCGGGGCGAGCCGGGACAACCTCGCCAATGTCGAACGGGGCCTGCCCCACGGCGGGGCCAACCAGGGCTGGATATTCCGCCGGATCAACGGCAATCCGCAAAATCCGGTTTACTTTATCACCGCCCTCAAGAGCGGTAATGTTCTGGATGTCATGGGCTACAGCAGAAAAGACGGGGCCAACGTCCAGCAATTCAAGTATTACGGCAGCAAAAATCAGCGATGGCGAATAGTTCCCGCTGATGAACAATACTTCCGCCTTGTGTCGGTCAACAGCGGAAAATGCCTGGAGGCTACGGAAACGGGTGGGAAATATGGCGATAATGTCCGCCAGTTCCGCTGCCGGGAAACGGACAGCCAGTTGTGGCGGCTGGAAGAAAATCCCCACGCCCGGCGGCTTTATATGATTCGCTCCCGGAAAAGCGGTAAGGTGCTGGATGTCAAAGCGGAGAGCAGGGCCAATTCCGCCAATATCCAGCAATTTGAGATGAACGGCCGGGACAACCAGTTGTGGACGCTTTTTCCCGTGGGGAAAGCCGGCGGGGTGCCGATCTGCGCCATTATCTCCTTTCACAGCGGCAAGGCGCTGGATGTGGAGGAAAAAAGCAATGCCAATGAGGCCAATGTTCAGCAGTTCACATACCACAACAGCCCCAACCAGCACTGGAAGCCGGTGCCGGTGACGGAGAAATATTATCAGATCATTTCCGTTAACAGCGGCAAATGTCTTGATGTGAAGGAGGATAGCGTGGAAAACGAGGCCAATATCCAGCAATTTGAATGCAACGGGGGGGAGAATCAGTTGTGGGAGCTGGTGGTTAAGGATATTCCGGACGCTTCTGGTTTCTCTGGTAGCCCTTAA
- a CDS encoding M48 family metalloprotease — translation MKKNASGHPPVRPMTRRDFLWLTSASLAGLTVGCAIDPVTGRKQLMLVSEDQEIQIDKQRSPHQFSADYGPSQDQALNSYVSQVGKKLVPHTHRPRMPYSFRVVNATYINAYAFPGGSIATTRGILLRLDNEAELAGLLGHELGHVNARHTAEQLSKSQVSSLVVGGVQAVVGATYSQYSDLTGQLGMLGAGLLLASYSRDNEREADELGNRYMVRAGYNTSGFVGLMEMLNSLSKSNDSSAALLFSTHPMSRERYDTALRNERSAYQNTARYPLWRERYMDNTARLRAMKGAIESMEEGESLMGKKQYTQAESHFKQALKQAPRDYAGLALMAKCQLAREKYSQAERYAEQAKRVYPGESQGYHLSGFAKLRQKKYSAAYREFESCDRVLPGNSSIIFFKGFCKEGMGRREDAASAYQKYLRVDQRSNNAKYAYKRLMEWGYIKSE, via the coding sequence ATGAAAAAAAATGCGTCAGGGCATCCCCCTGTCCGCCCGATGACCCGCCGGGATTTTCTGTGGCTCACATCCGCGTCGCTGGCAGGGCTGACCGTCGGATGTGCCATTGACCCGGTTACCGGCAGGAAACAACTGATGCTGGTGTCGGAAGACCAGGAAATTCAGATTGACAAACAGCGTTCCCCGCACCAGTTCTCAGCGGACTACGGCCCATCACAGGATCAGGCCCTGAACAGCTATGTCAGCCAGGTGGGCAAAAAACTCGTTCCCCACACCCATCGGCCCCGGATGCCGTATTCGTTCCGGGTGGTCAATGCGACATATATCAACGCCTACGCCTTTCCGGGCGGCAGCATTGCGACCACGCGCGGCATTCTGCTCAGACTGGACAACGAAGCCGAACTGGCCGGGCTGCTGGGCCACGAGCTGGGCCATGTCAACGCCCGCCATACGGCAGAGCAGCTCTCCAAGAGCCAGGTTTCGTCGCTGGTTGTGGGCGGCGTTCAGGCAGTGGTGGGGGCGACCTATTCACAGTATTCCGATCTCACCGGACAACTGGGGATGCTGGGGGCCGGTCTGCTGCTGGCCTCATACAGCCGGGACAACGAGCGGGAAGCCGATGAGCTGGGCAACCGGTACATGGTCCGGGCCGGATATAACACCAGCGGATTTGTTGGCCTGATGGAGATGCTCAACAGCCTGTCCAAAAGCAATGACAGTTCTGCCGCACTGCTCTTTTCCACCCACCCCATGAGCCGGGAACGGTATGACACGGCGCTGCGAAATGAACGATCGGCCTATCAGAATACGGCCCGTTATCCGCTCTGGCGGGAACGCTACATGGACAATACCGCCCGGCTGCGCGCCATGAAAGGGGCCATTGAGTCGATGGAAGAAGGCGAAAGCCTTATGGGAAAAAAACAGTATACCCAGGCGGAGTCTCATTTCAAACAGGCCCTGAAACAGGCTCCGAGGGATTACGCGGGACTGGCGCTCATGGCCAAATGTCAGCTGGCCCGGGAAAAATATTCGCAGGCCGAACGGTATGCGGAGCAGGCCAAGCGGGTTTATCCGGGGGAATCCCAGGGCTATCACCTGAGCGGGTTTGCCAAGCTCAGGCAGAAGAAATACAGCGCGGCCTACCGGGAATTTGAGTCATGTGACCGGGTGCTGCCCGGCAATTCCAGTATCATTTTTTTCAAGGGATTCTGCAAGGAGGGGATGGGACGGCGCGAAGACGCCGCCAGCGCCTATCAAAAATATCTCCGGGTGGACCAGAGGAGCAATAACGCCAAATACGCCTACAAACGCCTGATGGAATGGGGCTACATCAAATCCGAGTGA
- a CDS encoding trypsin-like serine protease, with the protein MLILICPAAWAAEDSADISTESAGPTSRIVGGKEAEKGAWPWMAAIVDADSTSNYDGQFCGAELIHPQWAITAAHCVDGELPQNIAVALGLHNLETDTGERVGVKRIIVHPDYNDRTDDVDIALLELDRSVEYETLSLYTGTDSLSGKTAVTIGWGSTDPVFKSYPEELRQVSVPVVSNTTCNAAFNAYASYYDDPITDNMMCAGFEEGGKDACQGDSGGPLIVAEDGQWQLAGVVSWGEGCAEPGIYGVYTRVSRFADFVAQYVPPAGDLNGNGYVGLEDVIGILRIVAEIRPRTTSATNCGDFDSDGDLTLADGIGILKLLTMP; encoded by the coding sequence ATGCTGATCCTGATCTGTCCGGCGGCGTGGGCGGCTGAGGATTCGGCAGACATCAGCACCGAATCAGCAGGCCCAACCTCCCGGATTGTCGGCGGAAAAGAGGCGGAAAAAGGGGCATGGCCCTGGATGGCCGCCATTGTAGATGCCGATAGCACCTCAAATTATGATGGCCAGTTTTGCGGCGCGGAGCTGATTCATCCCCAATGGGCCATCACCGCAGCCCACTGCGTGGACGGTGAATTGCCTCAGAATATCGCCGTGGCACTCGGCCTTCACAATCTGGAAACCGATACGGGGGAACGGGTCGGCGTCAAAAGAATTATCGTTCATCCGGATTACAATGATCGTACCGATGACGTCGATATCGCCCTGCTGGAACTGGACCGGTCTGTGGAATATGAAACGCTTTCCCTCTATACGGGGACGGATTCACTGAGCGGAAAAACCGCCGTGACAATCGGCTGGGGAAGCACGGACCCGGTTTTTAAAAGTTATCCCGAAGAACTCCGGCAGGTGTCTGTGCCCGTTGTCTCCAACACAACCTGTAATGCGGCGTTCAATGCGTATGCATCATATTACGATGATCCGATCACCGATAACATGATGTGTGCCGGATTTGAGGAGGGCGGAAAGGATGCCTGCCAGGGGGACAGCGGCGGTCCGTTGATCGTTGCGGAAGACGGACAGTGGCAACTGGCCGGAGTTGTCAGCTGGGGAGAGGGATGTGCCGAACCGGGCATTTACGGCGTGTACACGCGGGTGTCCCGGTTTGCGGACTTTGTGGCGCAATATGTCCCCCCGGCAGGTGATCTGAACGGGAACGGATATGTCGGCCTGGAGGATGTCATCGGCATCCTCCGGATTGTCGCGGAAATCCGGCCCCGGACCACATCCGCAACAAACTGCGGCGATTTTGATTCGGACGGAGATCTGACCCTGGCCGACGGGATCGGCATCCTGAAGCTGCTGACCATGCCCTGA
- a CDS encoding peptidylprolyl isomerase, whose amino-acid sequence MKKLFNHLNYRLLIMLTGLIAVLLTAFIPPVMAESSKPLVRFETSKGDFTLQLYPDEAPLTVANFLGYVTGGFYDGEDGNGATIFHRVIDGFMIQTGGFTEEFYTAANPGESGKTTLDPIQNEANNGLSNEAYTIAMARTGDPHSATSQFFINVVDNPYLDYVDEDNWGYAVFGGVLAGKNTVDVIRAVETTSATYYPYEDVPVDPVVINNTAILDNTVYFPHIASNGDWETEICMINTDSEELKGVLRAFDNSGQAVSDAVAVSLSSNGRQEVTVGDAFSNASDIGYITLQTDSDAAYGYTKFFKEGLRRVALPAVREINSGDIYIPHIASNTEWWTGIGLVNTGDTEKELEIEFNNGTVVTKTVPAHGHASFTIRDLFGGEAQGALESAVIREADGIIGLELFGSETGTGNNYLSGILLSGETGSEMIYPHIATNAEWWTGIVAYNPSDSACELKIRPVTENGIALPSQTITLGAHEKYVGTASGMGLSEDTAWLEFEATAGDAGCPVSGFELFGKNSGQQLGGYSTVGLDTTSGIFAKLEDEGWTGIAIVNPGFTRATVTLTAYNDSGEKIASEEISLNSRSKRAAEPGAIFTEDISGATYVRYTSDKEVVAFQLNGSDDDMLLDGLPGMSVEY is encoded by the coding sequence ATGAAAAAATTGTTCAACCACCTCAATTACCGGCTGCTGATCATGCTGACAGGCCTGATTGCGGTCCTGCTGACCGCTTTTATTCCGCCCGTCATGGCGGAAAGCAGCAAGCCACTGGTCCGGTTTGAAACCAGCAAGGGCGATTTCACGCTGCAACTCTACCCGGATGAGGCCCCGCTGACCGTCGCCAATTTTCTCGGCTATGTGACCGGCGGGTTTTACGATGGAGAAGACGGCAACGGCGCAACGATCTTTCACCGGGTCATTGACGGATTTATGATTCAGACAGGCGGGTTCACCGAGGAATTCTATACCGCCGCCAATCCCGGCGAAAGCGGCAAAACCACTCTGGACCCGATTCAGAACGAGGCGAACAACGGCCTGTCCAATGAGGCCTACACCATTGCAATGGCGCGGACAGGTGATCCCCATTCAGCCACTTCCCAGTTTTTCATCAATGTTGTGGATAACCCCTACCTCGATTACGTGGATGAGGACAATTGGGGATATGCGGTCTTCGGCGGCGTCCTTGCCGGGAAGAACACGGTCGATGTCATCAGGGCCGTGGAAACGACAAGCGCCACCTATTATCCCTATGAAGATGTGCCGGTCGATCCGGTCGTCATTAACAACACGGCCATACTGGATAATACAGTCTACTTTCCGCACATCGCCAGCAACGGGGACTGGGAAACAGAGATCTGTATGATCAACACGGACAGCGAGGAGTTGAAAGGCGTTCTCCGGGCATTTGATAACAGTGGGCAGGCGGTTTCCGACGCTGTCGCGGTGTCGCTTTCGTCCAACGGACGGCAGGAGGTAACTGTGGGAGATGCGTTTTCAAATGCGTCCGATATCGGCTACATCACCCTTCAGACAGACTCGGATGCTGCCTACGGCTACACCAAATTCTTTAAGGAAGGCCTCAGGCGGGTTGCCTTGCCTGCCGTCCGGGAAATCAATTCCGGTGACATTTACATCCCCCACATCGCCTCTAACACAGAATGGTGGACCGGCATCGGGCTGGTCAACACCGGGGATACGGAAAAGGAACTGGAGATTGAGTTCAACAACGGCACAGTGGTGACGAAAACCGTACCGGCCCACGGCCACGCCTCATTTACCATCAGAGACCTGTTCGGGGGAGAGGCCCAGGGCGCGCTGGAGTCCGCCGTCATCCGGGAGGCTGACGGGATAATCGGCCTGGAGCTGTTCGGCAGCGAAACGGGGACGGGCAACAATTATCTGAGCGGCATTCTGCTCAGCGGGGAAACCGGTTCGGAGATGATTTATCCCCACATCGCCACCAACGCGGAGTGGTGGACCGGCATTGTGGCCTATAACCCATCTGACTCGGCCTGTGAGCTGAAAATCAGGCCGGTTACGGAAAACGGCATTGCCCTGCCCTCGCAGACCATCACCCTGGGGGCCCATGAAAAATATGTGGGAACCGCATCGGGTATGGGGCTTTCGGAAGATACAGCCTGGCTGGAATTTGAAGCGACAGCCGGTGACGCGGGTTGCCCGGTTTCCGGCTTTGAACTCTTCGGCAAAAACAGCGGACAGCAACTGGGCGGATACAGCACGGTCGGCCTGGATACGACTTCGGGCATCTTTGCCAAACTGGAAGATGAGGGCTGGACCGGCATCGCCATTGTCAACCCCGGTTTCACGCGGGCCACGGTGACACTGACCGCCTATAACGACAGCGGTGAAAAGATCGCCAGTGAGGAGATTTCACTCAATTCCCGCTCAAAGCGTGCAGCCGAACCCGGCGCAATCTTCACCGAAGACATCTCCGGGGCCACATATGTCCGGTATACATCGGACAAAGAAGTGGTTGCATTCCAGCTCAACGGCTCAGACGATGATATGCTGCTGGACGGCCTGCCGGGCATGTCAGTCGAGTATTAA